The following are encoded together in the Bradyrhizobium algeriense genome:
- a CDS encoding SRPBCC domain-containing protein, producing MSKMTLKTEGDRHVVVSRRFAAAPEAVYRAHTEPALIQKWLLGPDGWTMPVCINEARPGGKIRYEWTNGEGGGFYLTGEYLELVPFSRLVHVERMHMPDATPDNHVETTFAPDGTGTLMTMRMTLPDAATRAAMLSTGMEHGMEASYARLETTLKS from the coding sequence ATGAGCAAGATGACGCTGAAGACCGAAGGCGACCGCCATGTCGTTGTTAGCAGGCGCTTCGCCGCCGCGCCGGAAGCGGTGTATCGCGCGCATACCGAGCCGGCGCTGATTCAGAAATGGCTGCTCGGTCCGGACGGCTGGACGATGCCGGTTTGCATCAACGAGGCGCGACCGGGCGGCAAGATCCGCTACGAGTGGACGAACGGCGAAGGCGGTGGATTTTATCTGACCGGTGAGTATCTCGAACTGGTGCCATTCAGCCGGCTCGTTCATGTCGAGCGGATGCACATGCCGGATGCCACGCCGGACAACCACGTTGAAACGACCTTTGCGCCGGACGGGACCGGTACCTTGATGACCATGCGGATGACCTTGCCCGATGCCGCGACGAGGGCGGCCATGCTGTCGACCGGCATGGAGCACGGAATGGAAGCGAGCTACGCGCGACTTGAGACAACACTCAAATCATAA
- a CDS encoding GyrI-like domain-containing protein has translation MIEPLRVLQTKPLLTASIPIKVPREDIHKVMGPGLAELKAVVTVQNVAIVGPWFTHHLRNPGEVFDFEICLPVATPVAPVNRVKPGQWSAMKIVQTTYHGGYEGLGSAWGEFMGTIKAAGHRTADGLYESYDVGPEASTDPSAWRTVLSRELVET, from the coding sequence GTGATCGAACCGCTTCGCGTCCTTCAAACTAAGCCGCTGCTCACGGCCTCGATTCCGATCAAGGTTCCGCGCGAAGACATTCACAAGGTCATGGGACCCGGCCTTGCTGAACTAAAGGCCGTCGTCACCGTGCAGAACGTTGCGATCGTCGGTCCTTGGTTCACCCACCACCTCCGCAATCCCGGTGAGGTTTTCGATTTCGAGATATGCCTGCCGGTCGCCACGCCCGTCGCGCCGGTAAATCGCGTGAAACCAGGGCAGTGGTCCGCCATGAAGATCGTCCAGACTACCTATCATGGCGGCTACGAAGGCCTCGGCAGCGCCTGGGGCGAATTCATGGGGACGATCAAGGCGGCCGGACACAGAACCGCGGATGGCCTGTATGAATCCTACGACGTCGGCCCGGAGGCGAGCACGGATCCGAGCGCCTGGCGGACGGTGCTTAGCCGGGAATTGGTCGAAACCTAA